A genomic window from Pyxidicoccus trucidator includes:
- a CDS encoding PTS sugar transporter subunit IIA: protein MRIAEFLSPQAVIADMQSRTKPEVLRELSATLVRAHPLLSADRLVEVLREREKLGSTGIGEGVAIPHGKLPGMAQLQAAFGVSRAGVDFEAIDGRPTHLFFALVAPENSAGVHLKALARISRLFKNPRFRTSILEAPTAADIHALIIQEDARP, encoded by the coding sequence GTGAGAATCGCCGAGTTCCTCAGCCCCCAAGCCGTCATCGCCGACATGCAGTCGCGGACGAAGCCGGAGGTGTTGCGCGAGCTGAGCGCCACGTTGGTGCGCGCCCACCCGCTGCTCTCCGCGGACCGACTGGTGGAGGTGCTGCGCGAGCGGGAGAAGCTGGGCAGCACCGGCATCGGCGAGGGGGTGGCCATTCCCCACGGCAAGCTGCCGGGCATGGCGCAGCTCCAGGCCGCCTTCGGCGTGTCTCGCGCCGGGGTGGACTTCGAGGCCATCGACGGCCGGCCCACCCACCTGTTCTTCGCGCTGGTGGCGCCGGAGAACAGCGCGGGGGTGCACCTCAAGGCGCTGGCCCGTATCTCGCGCCTGTTCAAGAACCCGCGCTTCCGGACGTCCATCCTCGAGGCCCCCACGGCCGCGGACATCCACGCCCTCATCATCCAGGAAGATGCACGGCCCTGA
- the hpf gene encoding ribosome hibernation-promoting factor, HPF/YfiA family, giving the protein MQFNITFRQFGTSDSLKEYAREKVERVNRLLDRAGEAHVVLSLERHLHHADITIHSGAWVLRGREKSDDMYASIDLAMDKIERQLRRYRDKLKTHHGKERVHHRQDLVNQLRVRHAVFEMPPDVEAMDEATPGIAAVAEPKSLSVAPAAEVPPSARVVRATHLAVKPLSVDDAVMQMNLMNNDFYVFHNVESDSLCIVYRRKDGQYGLIEPHAPATATAATGT; this is encoded by the coding sequence ATGCAGTTCAACATCACCTTCCGTCAATTCGGCACGTCGGATTCCCTCAAGGAGTACGCACGCGAGAAGGTCGAACGGGTGAACCGACTGCTGGACCGGGCCGGGGAAGCCCACGTGGTTCTCTCCTTGGAGCGTCACCTCCACCACGCCGACATCACCATCCACTCCGGCGCCTGGGTGCTGCGAGGGCGCGAGAAGAGCGATGACATGTACGCGTCCATCGACCTGGCGATGGACAAAATCGAGCGCCAGCTGCGGCGCTACCGCGACAAGCTGAAGACCCATCATGGCAAGGAGCGCGTGCACCACCGTCAGGACCTGGTGAACCAGCTCAGGGTCCGCCACGCCGTGTTCGAGATGCCGCCGGACGTGGAGGCCATGGACGAGGCAACCCCGGGAATCGCCGCGGTGGCCGAGCCGAAGTCCCTCTCCGTGGCACCCGCCGCCGAGGTCCCCCCCTCCGCTCGTGTGGTGCGGGCCACCCACCTCGCCGTCAAGCCGCTCTCGGTGGACGACGCGGTGATGCAGATGAACCTGATGAACAACGACTTCTACGTCTTCCACAACGTGGAGTCGGACTCGCTGTGCATCGTCTACCGGCGCAAGGATGGGCAGTACGGCCTCATCGAGCCCCACGCGCCCGCGACGGCCACCGCCGCCACGGGCACCTGA
- a CDS encoding GNAT family N-acetyltransferase, which produces MSASPPSDSDLPRRELVPLVVPPVVLEGQAVRLEPLRLEHAPALAALCEPEIFTWFSRVLSTRADVDEFISGALAGAECGTDQAFVILERETGQPVGSTRYLDIQREYRTLEIGYTWLGRRAWRTRINTECKYLLLRHAFETLGVMRVQLKTDRRNTRSRAAIERMGAKFEGVLRNHMLVRGGFVRDSAYYSVIDTEWPEVKARLEGFLAR; this is translated from the coding sequence ATGAGCGCCTCCCCTCCGTCTGATTCCGACCTGCCCCGCCGCGAGCTCGTGCCGCTCGTCGTCCCGCCTGTCGTGCTGGAAGGGCAGGCCGTACGCCTGGAGCCGCTGCGCCTGGAGCACGCGCCGGCGCTGGCGGCCCTGTGCGAGCCCGAAATCTTCACCTGGTTCTCCCGCGTGCTGAGCACCCGGGCGGACGTGGACGAGTTCATCTCCGGAGCGCTCGCGGGAGCGGAGTGCGGCACGGACCAGGCCTTCGTCATCCTGGAGCGCGAGACGGGCCAGCCGGTGGGCAGCACGCGCTACCTGGACATCCAGCGTGAGTATCGGACGCTGGAGATTGGCTACACGTGGCTGGGCCGCCGGGCGTGGCGCACGCGCATCAACACCGAGTGCAAGTACCTGCTGCTGCGCCACGCCTTCGAGACGCTCGGAGTCATGCGGGTGCAGCTCAAGACGGACCGGCGCAACACCCGCTCGCGCGCGGCGATTGAGCGGATGGGCGCGAAGTTCGAGGGCGTCCTCCGCAACCACATGCTGGTGCGGGGCGGCTTCGTGCGCGACAGCGCGTACTACAGCGTCATCGACACCGAGTGGCCCGAGGTGAAGGCCCGCCTGGAGGGCTTCCTCGCCCGCTGA
- the rpoN gene encoding RNA polymerase factor sigma-54 has product MAMELKQSLKLAQQLVMTPQLQQAIKLLQLSRMELLEQVREEMEQNPLLEQPDEQAPGDVADKEPGEASLEADNAEVPRDMEMPAATADTAPEFKADGEGPPEIDWEQYLNSYQFNEPTTASNKGNVATDDLPSFEANLVKKEDLVDHLQEQLGTLRLNEAERRVAMLILGNLDDDGYLKLPDVDGDPLIRLTNEADVPMHVAERTLRRIQSLEPRGCGARDLQECLLIQIQGMKEKGAALLGLIIKRHMKYLESKNLPAIAKDLKVPMEEVVEAVKLLPKLDPKPGRNFSGDDAQYITPDVFVYKMGEDYTVVLNDDGLSKLRISGTYRNALKTGAVGPGQTKDFIQDKLRSAMWLIRSIHQRQRTIYKVTESIIKFQRDFLDKGIAHLKPLILRDVAEDIGMHESTVSRVTTSKYVHTPQGIFELKYFFNSSIARVSGEDTASEAVKHHIKQLVSQEDPRNPYSDQKIVELLRAQGTEIARRTVAKYREVLGILPSSKRKRYY; this is encoded by the coding sequence ATGGCGATGGAACTGAAACAAAGCCTGAAGCTTGCCCAGCAGCTGGTGATGACGCCGCAGCTGCAGCAGGCCATCAAGCTCCTCCAGCTTTCGCGGATGGAACTGCTCGAGCAGGTCCGCGAGGAGATGGAGCAGAACCCACTGCTTGAGCAGCCAGACGAGCAGGCGCCTGGCGACGTGGCTGATAAGGAGCCGGGCGAGGCCTCGCTGGAGGCGGACAACGCCGAGGTGCCCCGCGACATGGAGATGCCGGCCGCCACGGCCGACACCGCCCCCGAGTTCAAGGCCGACGGCGAGGGCCCTCCCGAAATCGACTGGGAGCAGTACCTCAACAGCTACCAGTTCAACGAGCCGACCACCGCCTCCAACAAGGGCAACGTGGCCACGGACGACCTGCCGTCGTTCGAGGCCAACCTCGTGAAGAAGGAGGACCTGGTCGACCACCTCCAGGAGCAGCTCGGCACGCTGCGCCTGAACGAGGCCGAGCGCCGCGTCGCCATGCTCATCCTCGGCAACCTGGATGACGACGGCTACCTCAAGCTGCCGGACGTGGATGGCGACCCGCTCATCCGCCTGACGAACGAGGCGGACGTGCCCATGCACGTGGCGGAGCGCACGCTGCGCCGCATCCAGTCGCTGGAGCCCCGCGGCTGCGGCGCCCGTGACTTGCAGGAGTGCCTGCTCATCCAGATTCAGGGGATGAAGGAGAAGGGCGCGGCCCTGCTGGGCCTCATCATCAAGCGCCACATGAAATATCTGGAGAGCAAGAACCTGCCCGCCATCGCCAAGGACCTGAAGGTCCCCATGGAGGAGGTGGTGGAGGCGGTGAAGCTGCTGCCCAAGCTGGACCCGAAGCCGGGCCGCAACTTCAGCGGCGACGACGCGCAGTACATCACCCCCGACGTGTTCGTCTACAAGATGGGGGAAGACTACACGGTGGTGCTGAACGACGACGGCCTGTCCAAGCTGCGCATCTCCGGCACCTACCGGAACGCGCTGAAGACGGGCGCGGTGGGCCCCGGCCAGACGAAGGACTTCATCCAGGACAAGCTGCGCAGCGCGATGTGGCTCATCCGCTCCATCCACCAGCGCCAGCGGACCATCTACAAAGTCACCGAGAGCATCATCAAGTTCCAGCGGGACTTCCTGGACAAGGGCATCGCCCACCTCAAGCCGCTCATCCTCCGCGACGTGGCCGAGGACATCGGCATGCACGAGTCCACGGTGAGCCGCGTCACCACCAGCAAGTACGTGCACACCCCGCAGGGCATCTTCGAGCTGAAGTACTTCTTCAACTCGTCCATCGCCCGCGTCTCCGGTGAGGACACCGCGAGCGAGGCGGTGAAGCACCACATCAAGCAGCTGGTGTCGCAGGAAGACCCTCGCAACCCGTACTCGGACCAGAAGATTGTCGAGCTGCTGCGCGCCCAGGGCACCGAGATTGCCCGCCGCACGGTGGCCAAGTACCGCGAGGTGCTGGGCATCCTCCCCAGCAGCAAGCGCAAGCGCTACTACTGA
- the lptB gene encoding LPS export ABC transporter ATP-binding protein, whose product MSAKLFAEGLEKSYRSRKVVGGVSFSVAPGEVVGLLGPNGAGKTTSFNMVVGLVTPDGGRVRVGDEDLTHLPMHRRARRGVGYLPQEASVFRKLTVRDNFLAVLELQKGLDKRAREQRADALLEEFGLTHVGESFAGDLSGGESRRTEIARSLIPQPRFILFDEPFAGVDPIAVGDLQRQIFLLRERGLGVLITDHNVQDTLGICDRAYIIAQGQILEEGTPAQIAASPKARAVYLGERFRLQQAL is encoded by the coding sequence GTGAGCGCGAAGCTTTTCGCCGAAGGCCTGGAAAAGTCCTACCGCAGCCGCAAGGTGGTGGGTGGCGTGTCCTTCAGCGTCGCTCCCGGCGAGGTGGTGGGCCTGCTGGGCCCCAATGGCGCAGGCAAGACGACGAGCTTCAACATGGTGGTGGGGCTGGTGACGCCGGACGGCGGCCGGGTGCGCGTGGGCGATGAGGACCTCACCCACCTGCCCATGCACCGCCGCGCGCGCAGGGGCGTGGGCTACCTGCCCCAGGAAGCCTCCGTCTTCCGCAAGCTCACCGTGCGCGACAACTTCCTCGCCGTGCTGGAGCTGCAGAAGGGGCTGGACAAGCGCGCCCGCGAGCAGCGCGCCGACGCACTCCTGGAGGAGTTCGGTCTCACGCACGTGGGCGAGTCGTTCGCCGGGGACCTCTCCGGTGGCGAGAGCCGCCGCACGGAGATTGCCCGCAGCCTCATCCCCCAGCCCCGCTTCATCCTCTTCGACGAGCCCTTCGCCGGCGTGGACCCCATCGCAGTGGGCGACCTCCAGCGGCAGATCTTCCTCCTGCGCGAGCGCGGGCTCGGCGTCCTCATCACCGACCACAACGTCCAGGACACCCTCGGCATCTGTGACCGTGCGTACATCATCGCACAGGGGCAGATTCTCGAAGAGGGGACCCCCGCCCAGATTGCCGCCTCCCCCAAGGCGCGCGCCGTCTACCTGGGGGAACGGTTCCGCCTGCAACAGGCCCTCTGA
- a CDS encoding LptA/OstA family protein — MIEFLVMAFFVAQPAPAAAAPAPADGGTPPAAARPSSSLAPVDIKEPVQISADLITGEKTQAVLTGNVKAKHRTMDLRCDRMTAYYTQPRVVTRVVCTGGVQAEDGDRMARGERAEYDVSSGVLVVTGSPEARQGTTYMRGTKVRLTLGSERLEVENAVIIFEPPPSQTPTPRRKGTGTPGRSTQAPVTPGTPAAQPAPAQKGTSK, encoded by the coding sequence GTGATTGAGTTCCTCGTGATGGCCTTCTTCGTCGCCCAACCCGCGCCCGCCGCAGCGGCCCCGGCTCCCGCCGACGGTGGGACTCCGCCCGCGGCCGCGCGGCCTTCGAGCTCGCTGGCGCCGGTGGACATCAAGGAGCCGGTGCAGATTTCCGCCGACCTCATCACCGGCGAGAAGACGCAGGCCGTGCTCACGGGCAACGTGAAGGCGAAGCACCGGACGATGGACCTGCGGTGCGACCGGATGACTGCCTACTACACCCAGCCCCGCGTGGTGACGCGCGTGGTGTGTACCGGCGGCGTGCAGGCGGAGGACGGCGACCGCATGGCCCGAGGCGAGCGCGCCGAGTACGACGTGTCCAGCGGCGTGCTCGTCGTGACTGGCTCCCCGGAGGCCCGCCAGGGGACCACGTACATGAGGGGGACGAAGGTTCGCCTCACCCTGGGTAGCGAGCGGCTCGAAGTGGAGAACGCCGTCATCATCTTCGAGCCCCCGCCCTCGCAGACGCCCACGCCCCGCCGGAAGGGGACGGGCACTCCTGGCCGTTCCACCCAGGCTCCGGTGACTCCGGGGACTCCGGCGGCGCAGCCCGCGCCCGCCCAGAAAGGGACGTCGAAGTGA
- the lptC gene encoding LPS export ABC transporter periplasmic protein LptC: protein MPRLTAACFAALLLATACSPRPRAEGPQEEPPPQVVLYGARLRSYQGEQVTLSGTAERLTYQRAGGDVQGTNATLKVPPGQGSVRGPAGTSGGMEVSAPNMEGNLASKQLVASGGVVIRTEEGMVVETPRLTYDANTGQASGNEGVKVRGPDYRLRADRFELSTREETFIFGGSVETVLGAAE from the coding sequence GTGCCGCGACTGACCGCCGCCTGCTTCGCAGCCCTGCTGCTCGCCACCGCCTGCTCGCCCCGTCCCCGCGCCGAGGGCCCCCAGGAGGAGCCACCACCTCAAGTGGTGCTGTATGGCGCGCGCCTGAGGTCCTACCAGGGCGAGCAGGTCACCCTCTCCGGCACCGCCGAGCGCCTCACCTACCAGCGCGCCGGGGGCGACGTGCAGGGGACCAACGCCACGCTGAAGGTGCCTCCTGGACAGGGCTCGGTGAGGGGCCCGGCGGGCACCTCGGGGGGCATGGAGGTGAGCGCTCCGAATATGGAGGGCAACCTCGCGTCCAAGCAGTTGGTGGCCTCTGGCGGCGTCGTCATCCGCACGGAGGAAGGCATGGTGGTCGAGACGCCCCGGTTGACGTACGACGCCAACACCGGGCAGGCGAGCGGCAACGAGGGTGTGAAGGTGAGGGGCCCTGACTACCGGCTCCGGGCGGACCGCTTCGAGCTGTCCACCCGGGAGGAGACGTTCATCTTCGGAGGCTCGGTGGAAACCGTGCTGGGAGCGGCAGAGTGA
- a CDS encoding lysophospholipid acyltransferase family protein has product MERPPLAKRLKRFLRYLLIRGLLLLLQPLPLGVARALGARLGAMAYTVAGGERRKALKSLAVAFPEKSDAERQAVARAAFRHLGAAALEVACTGALDRGLERLVAWPEGDRRVLETALARGKGVVFVSGHVGNWELLARRVARAGYPSQSIAKETTDPRLTEMVGRFRARGGVRSIWRGQEGAARAMLRALRSGEILGILIDQDTRVQSLFVPFFGQLAATPRAAADLAIRTGAAVVTGFCHRVEGGYHLSMEEVPVPQTGDREAAALELTTALSARIEAAIRRTPEQWVWMHQRWKTRPEAAPSAAR; this is encoded by the coding sequence GTGGAGCGTCCTCCCTTAGCAAAGCGCCTCAAGCGTTTCCTCCGCTACCTGCTCATCCGCGGGCTGCTGTTGCTCCTTCAACCCCTGCCCCTGGGTGTCGCCCGGGCCCTGGGCGCGCGGTTGGGGGCAATGGCCTACACCGTGGCCGGTGGCGAGCGACGCAAGGCCCTGAAGTCCCTGGCCGTGGCCTTCCCCGAGAAGTCCGACGCGGAGCGGCAGGCCGTGGCCCGCGCCGCCTTCCGCCACCTGGGCGCCGCCGCGCTGGAGGTGGCCTGCACCGGCGCGCTGGACCGGGGGCTGGAACGCCTGGTGGCCTGGCCGGAGGGGGACCGTCGCGTGCTGGAGACGGCCCTGGCGCGCGGAAAGGGCGTCGTCTTCGTCTCCGGACACGTGGGCAACTGGGAGCTGCTCGCCCGCCGCGTGGCGCGCGCGGGCTACCCCAGCCAGAGCATCGCCAAGGAGACGACGGACCCCCGCCTCACGGAAATGGTGGGCCGCTTCCGCGCGCGCGGCGGCGTGCGGAGCATCTGGCGCGGCCAGGAGGGCGCCGCGCGGGCCATGCTGCGCGCGCTGCGCAGCGGCGAAATCCTCGGCATCCTCATCGACCAGGACACGCGGGTGCAGTCGCTCTTCGTGCCCTTCTTCGGACAGCTGGCGGCCACGCCCCGCGCCGCGGCGGACCTGGCCATCCGCACCGGCGCCGCCGTGGTGACGGGCTTCTGCCACCGCGTGGAGGGTGGGTACCACCTGTCCATGGAAGAGGTGCCGGTGCCCCAGACAGGAGACCGCGAGGCCGCGGCCCTGGAGCTCACCACGGCCCTGTCCGCGCGAATCGAGGCCGCCATCCGCCGCACGCCCGAGCAGTGGGTGTGGATGCACCAGCGCTGGAAGACGCGTCCCGAGGCGGCGCCCTCCGCGGCCCGGTGA
- the astB gene encoding N-succinylarginine dihydrolase — protein sequence MREYNFDGLVGPTHNYGGLSPGNLASQSHVGEPSHPREAALQGLEKMRFVSGLGVGQAVLPPQPRPSLRALRALGFTGSDEEIITRAAREAEHLLRLTSSASAMWTANAATVAPSTDAADGRVHLTPANLSQMYHRAIEAETTHSVLGAIFSSERHFTVHPPLPGSGHFADEGAANHTRLATPGHPGVHLLAWGRSAWQDVQGPKRFPARQTLEASQALARLHKLDPKQVLFPQQNPDGIDAGAFHTDVLAVGNERFLMLHELAFVDHPGLLQVLREKLGPDFRAVVASSAELPPKDAVKSYPFNSQVLTLPDGTMAIVAPIESRETPAARQFLERVVAEDTPVKAVHYLDVRQSMNNGGGPACLRQRVWLTDAERKAITADVFYTPALHDSLAAWVRRHYREVLRPKDLQDPQLVRETMSALDELTRLLKLGNVYDFQH from the coding sequence ATGCGCGAATACAACTTCGACGGACTCGTCGGCCCCACCCACAATTATGGCGGCCTCTCGCCCGGCAACCTGGCGTCGCAGAGTCACGTCGGTGAGCCGAGCCACCCCCGGGAGGCGGCGCTCCAGGGGCTGGAGAAGATGCGCTTCGTGTCCGGCCTCGGCGTGGGGCAGGCGGTGCTGCCGCCCCAGCCGCGCCCGTCGCTGCGAGCCCTGAGGGCGCTGGGCTTCACCGGCTCGGACGAGGAAATCATCACCCGCGCCGCGCGCGAGGCGGAGCACCTGCTGCGGCTGACGTCCAGCGCCTCCGCCATGTGGACGGCCAACGCGGCCACGGTGGCGCCGAGCACGGACGCGGCGGATGGCCGGGTCCACCTGACGCCGGCCAACCTGTCGCAGATGTACCACCGCGCCATCGAAGCGGAGACGACGCACTCGGTGCTGGGCGCCATCTTCTCGAGCGAGCGGCACTTCACGGTGCACCCGCCGCTGCCGGGCAGCGGCCACTTCGCCGACGAGGGCGCGGCCAACCACACCCGGCTGGCCACCCCGGGGCACCCCGGCGTCCACCTGCTGGCCTGGGGCCGCAGCGCGTGGCAGGACGTGCAGGGCCCGAAGCGTTTCCCGGCGCGGCAGACGCTGGAGGCGAGCCAGGCGCTGGCACGGCTCCACAAGCTGGACCCGAAGCAGGTGCTCTTCCCGCAGCAGAACCCGGACGGCATCGACGCGGGTGCGTTCCACACGGACGTGCTGGCGGTGGGCAACGAGCGCTTCCTGATGCTGCATGAGCTGGCCTTCGTGGACCACCCGGGCCTGCTCCAGGTGCTGCGTGAGAAGCTGGGCCCGGACTTCCGCGCGGTGGTGGCCAGCAGCGCGGAGCTGCCTCCGAAGGACGCGGTGAAGTCCTACCCGTTCAACTCGCAGGTGCTGACGCTGCCGGATGGCACCATGGCGATTGTCGCGCCGATTGAGAGCCGGGAGACGCCCGCGGCGCGCCAGTTCCTGGAGCGCGTGGTGGCCGAGGACACCCCGGTAAAGGCGGTGCACTACCTGGACGTGCGCCAGTCGATGAACAACGGCGGCGGCCCGGCCTGCCTGCGCCAGCGGGTGTGGCTGACGGACGCGGAGCGCAAGGCGATTACCGCGGATGTCTTCTACACGCCGGCGCTGCATGACTCGCTGGCCGCCTGGGTGCGGCGCCACTACCGCGAGGTGCTGCGGCCCAAGGACTTGCAGGACCCGCAGCTGGTGCGCGAGACGATGAGCGCGCTGGACGAGCTGACGCGCCTGCTCAAGCTGGGCAACGTCTACGACTTCCAGCACTGA
- a CDS encoding aminoacyl-tRNA deacylase, translating into MIPESIQHYLRRNRVRFERYWHPHAVSAQELAEALHVSGWRVAKSVIVMADRQPWIVVVPAAGTVDLHKVRDIIGARNVRLATESEFSSYFPDCEVGAEPPFGELYKLPVAVDESLSLTERLLFRAGSHEEALEMRFQDFATLEWPLVAAFIQAPQRQMVSTPQPQLESHAPA; encoded by the coding sequence ATGATTCCGGAATCCATTCAGCACTACCTCCGTCGAAACCGCGTGCGCTTCGAGCGCTACTGGCACCCCCACGCCGTGAGCGCCCAGGAGCTGGCGGAGGCGCTGCACGTCTCCGGCTGGCGCGTTGCCAAGTCCGTCATCGTCATGGCGGACCGGCAGCCCTGGATTGTCGTCGTGCCCGCGGCGGGCACGGTGGACCTGCACAAGGTCCGCGACATCATCGGTGCCCGCAACGTACGGTTGGCGACGGAGTCCGAGTTCTCCAGCTACTTCCCCGACTGCGAGGTGGGCGCGGAGCCCCCCTTCGGCGAGCTGTACAAGCTGCCCGTGGCCGTGGACGAGTCCCTCAGCCTGACGGAGCGCCTGCTCTTCCGGGCGGGCTCCCACGAAGAGGCCCTGGAGATGCGCTTCCAGGACTTCGCCACGTTGGAGTGGCCGCTGGTGGCCGCGTTCATCCAGGCGCCGCAGCGCCAGATGGTGAGCACACCCCAGCCCCAGCTGGAATCCCACGCGCCCGCCTGA
- a CDS encoding O-antigen ligase family protein, with protein MSYPHRGTSRFTLLAEAALASLVVLGPVALGGAARWVLWPLVALSGAAAVLAAVGARRQGQSLRFPLLAVPLAAGAALCALQLMPLPAGVLGVLSPEAAALREFALVPLGLEGARPVSLDPPATWRELAKHVAYLLAFLAAVQVCRARPSRERLLAVLAFTGAALAVVGLGHSLLGVQSLFGLLSWVHARPPLVTPFGNPNHLAGFLGLSSTVALGLALTTRPRSRALPYALAAGAGGLGVVLSLSRGGIAFFVFGQALLALLLLRRRREAVGRAPPVWARSAAALVALLAVLGVGAYAAADRLWVEARSADSVEELRHSKVSLWPMMAEAARAFPVLGMGRGAFEAAFPRYQSEPNPNTLTHPENAVLQGAVELGVPGLVLLALAVWGFTRLLRSEGLDALELASLAGVAALALHDLFDFSLELPACAVAALVVLASVARPRARQRAAGKPGGLKPSAWVLGTGVALTGLGLVALVPGRHHLSDAEAELAGLVTARAPEADVRSRGLALIDRHPSDYLLYRLVASAYAARGREGAEQSLAFVNRALYLSPVDAVSHRVAARALLTLGRGSQGFLEYRLAYEAGDLGALQGEALRLARSLEDLVALTPDSPEVAVRLLDALGSMPGRMDLALAYSGWAREHFEGRAGLATLWAREARLRLRKGELPVAEAACAEVERREPDALDTHLLRAEVLRAQGRGEEALQTLERLLARFPGHVELSFTLAARQLDAGLTRRAKDTLQAVSPFLTDYAQRARLLSLEAACLEREGLLSSAVERRQTAARLAPGPDAWFAVARTQEALRRYDAAARSVHEGMRLLPASARKDAEAWVARLESAERARVDTRREQLSKDPRAEELEHLLGNTGGAGEASDTR; from the coding sequence ATGTCCTACCCACACCGCGGCACGTCCCGATTCACCCTGCTCGCCGAAGCGGCGCTGGCGTCGCTCGTCGTGCTCGGCCCCGTGGCCCTCGGTGGCGCGGCGCGCTGGGTGCTCTGGCCGCTGGTGGCGCTCTCCGGCGCGGCGGCGGTGCTGGCGGCGGTAGGTGCGAGACGACAGGGCCAGTCCCTGCGCTTCCCACTGCTGGCGGTGCCCCTGGCGGCGGGCGCGGCGCTGTGCGCGCTGCAACTGATGCCGCTGCCGGCGGGCGTGCTGGGCGTGCTGAGCCCCGAGGCCGCGGCGCTGCGGGAGTTCGCGCTGGTGCCCCTGGGGCTGGAGGGCGCGCGGCCCGTGTCGCTGGACCCGCCGGCCACCTGGCGTGAGCTGGCGAAGCACGTGGCGTACCTCCTGGCCTTCCTCGCGGCGGTGCAGGTGTGCCGCGCGCGCCCCAGCCGGGAGCGGCTGCTGGCGGTGCTGGCCTTCACCGGCGCGGCGCTGGCGGTGGTGGGGCTGGGCCACTCGCTGCTGGGCGTGCAGTCCCTCTTCGGCCTGCTGTCATGGGTCCACGCGCGGCCCCCGCTGGTGACGCCCTTCGGCAACCCCAACCACCTCGCGGGTTTCCTCGGGCTGTCCTCCACGGTGGCGCTGGGGCTGGCGCTCACCACGCGGCCCCGCTCGCGTGCGCTGCCATACGCGCTGGCGGCGGGAGCGGGGGGGCTGGGCGTGGTGCTGTCGCTGTCGCGCGGAGGCATCGCCTTCTTCGTCTTCGGGCAGGCGCTGCTGGCGTTGCTGCTGCTGCGCCGTCGCCGCGAGGCGGTGGGGCGCGCTCCGCCCGTCTGGGCCCGGAGCGCCGCCGCGCTGGTCGCGCTGCTGGCCGTGCTGGGAGTGGGCGCGTACGCGGCGGCGGACCGGCTGTGGGTGGAGGCTCGCAGCGCGGACAGCGTGGAGGAGTTGCGCCACTCCAAGGTCTCACTGTGGCCGATGATGGCGGAGGCCGCGCGGGCCTTCCCGGTGCTGGGCATGGGACGTGGCGCCTTCGAGGCGGCCTTCCCGCGCTACCAGTCCGAGCCCAACCCCAACACCCTCACGCACCCGGAGAACGCGGTGCTGCAAGGGGCGGTGGAGCTGGGCGTGCCGGGCCTCGTGCTGCTGGCGCTGGCGGTGTGGGGCTTCACGCGGCTGCTGCGCAGCGAGGGGCTGGACGCGCTGGAGCTGGCGTCGCTCGCGGGCGTGGCGGCGCTGGCGCTGCATGACCTCTTCGACTTCAGCCTGGAGCTGCCCGCGTGCGCGGTGGCGGCGCTGGTGGTGTTGGCCTCGGTGGCACGTCCCCGCGCGCGCCAGCGTGCGGCCGGGAAGCCGGGCGGCCTGAAGCCCTCCGCCTGGGTGCTGGGCACGGGCGTGGCGCTGACGGGGCTGGGGCTGGTGGCGCTGGTGCCCGGCCGTCACCACCTGTCGGACGCGGAGGCGGAGCTGGCGGGGCTCGTCACCGCGCGAGCGCCCGAGGCCGACGTGCGCTCACGCGGGCTGGCGCTCATCGACAGGCACCCGTCGGACTACCTGCTCTATCGGCTGGTGGCGTCGGCGTACGCGGCGCGGGGGCGCGAGGGGGCGGAGCAGTCCCTGGCCTTCGTCAACCGCGCGCTCTACCTGTCGCCCGTGGACGCGGTGTCGCACCGGGTGGCTGCGCGGGCGCTGCTGACGCTGGGGCGTGGCTCCCAGGGCTTCCTGGAGTACCGGCTGGCGTACGAGGCCGGGGACCTGGGGGCGCTCCAGGGCGAGGCGCTGCGCCTGGCGCGCTCGCTGGAGGATTTGGTCGCGTTGACGCCGGACTCGCCCGAGGTGGCGGTGCGGTTGCTGGACGCGCTGGGCAGCATGCCGGGGCGGATGGACCTGGCGCTGGCCTACTCGGGCTGGGCGCGCGAGCACTTCGAGGGCCGGGCGGGGCTGGCGACCCTGTGGGCGCGCGAGGCCCGGCTGCGGCTGCGAAAGGGCGAGCTGCCGGTGGCCGAGGCGGCCTGCGCCGAGGTGGAGCGCCGCGAGCCCGACGCGCTGGACACGCACCTGCTGCGCGCGGAGGTGCTGCGGGCGCAGGGGCGGGGTGAGGAGGCGCTCCAGACGCTGGAGCGGCTGCTGGCGCGCTTCCCGGGCCACGTGGAGCTGTCCTTCACGCTGGCCGCGCGGCAGCTGGACGCGGGGCTGACGCGGCGAGCGAAGGACACGCTGCAAGCGGTATCCCCCTTCCTCACGGACTACGCGCAGCGGGCGCGGCTGCTGTCACTGGAGGCGGCGTGCCTGGAGCGCGAGGGGCTGCTGTCCAGCGCGGTGGAGCGCCGGCAGACGGCGGCACGGCTGGCCCCCGGGCCGGATGCGTGGTTCGCGGTGGCGCGCACGCAGGAGGCCCTGCGGCGGTATGACGCGGCGGCGCGCTCGGTGCACGAGGGCATGCGCCTGTTGCCCGCCAGCGCCCGCAAGGACGCCGAGGCCTGGGTGGCCCGGCTGGAGTCCGCGGAGCGGGCGCGGGTGGACACGCGCCGCGAGCAGCTCTCGAAAGACCCTCGAGCCGAGGAACTGGAGCACCTGCTGGGCAATACGGGCGGCGCGGGTGAAGCGTCGGACACGCGGTAG